A section of the Stenotrophomonas acidaminiphila genome encodes:
- a CDS encoding 50S ribosomal protein L19 — protein sequence MSKLNKSIVADFESAQITRELPKFSQGDTVVVNVKVKEGNRERVQAYEGVVIGTKNAGLNSSFTVRKISHGYGVERVFQTHSALIDSVEVKRRGKVRAGKLYYLRGLEGKAARIKEDLAAAAQAKAARQAAKSAE from the coding sequence ATGAGCAAGCTGAACAAATCCATCGTCGCGGACTTCGAATCCGCCCAGATCACCCGCGAACTGCCGAAGTTCAGCCAGGGCGACACCGTTGTCGTCAACGTCAAGGTCAAGGAAGGCAACCGCGAGCGCGTGCAGGCCTACGAAGGCGTCGTGATCGGCACCAAGAACGCCGGCCTGAACTCCTCGTTCACCGTGCGCAAGATCTCGCACGGCTACGGCGTCGAGCGCGTGTTCCAGACCCACAGCGCGCTGATCGACTCGGTCGAAGTCAAGCGCCGCGGCAAGGTCCGTGCCGGCAAGCTGTACTACCTGCGTGGCCTGGAAGGCAAGGCCGCCCGCATCAAGGAAGACCTGGCCGCCGCTGCGCAGGCCAAGGCCGCCCGCCAGGCCGCCAAGTCCGCCGAGTAA
- a CDS encoding DeoR family transcriptional regulator produces MRNTRSRRQQILQQLIEQGSVQVAELVARYAVSAVTIRTDLGHFEEQGLATRTHGGATLVRTPPEEQDIHEKDALNLPLKESIGARAAQLVQPGDNIIIDSGSTTMTLARHLRGHRDVTVMTNGLNIAWELANATGVNVLLTGGQLRKQSLSLQGSQAEASLNPYSFDTLFLGVDGLDLQFGLTTHDEAEARLNHRMVERARRIVVLTDASKFGRVSLHRIAYLDQIHAVITDAGIDEATREGLQRRGIEVVVAEAAA; encoded by the coding sequence ATGCGCAACACCCGCTCCCGCCGCCAGCAGATCCTGCAGCAACTGATCGAGCAGGGCTCGGTGCAGGTCGCCGAACTGGTCGCGCGCTACGCAGTGTCGGCAGTGACCATCCGTACCGACCTGGGCCATTTCGAGGAGCAGGGCCTGGCCACCCGCACCCATGGCGGCGCCACCCTGGTGCGCACCCCGCCCGAGGAACAGGACATCCACGAAAAGGATGCGCTGAACCTGCCGCTCAAGGAGTCCATCGGCGCGCGCGCCGCGCAGCTGGTGCAACCCGGCGACAACATCATCATCGACTCCGGCTCGACCACCATGACCCTGGCCCGCCACCTGCGCGGGCACCGCGACGTGACGGTGATGACCAACGGCCTGAACATCGCCTGGGAGCTGGCCAACGCCACCGGCGTCAACGTGCTGCTCACCGGCGGCCAGCTGCGCAAGCAGTCGCTGTCACTGCAGGGCAGCCAGGCCGAGGCCAGCCTCAACCCCTACAGCTTCGACACCCTGTTCCTCGGCGTGGACGGGCTGGACCTGCAGTTCGGGCTGACCACCCACGACGAGGCCGAGGCACGCCTGAACCACCGCATGGTCGAGCGCGCGCGGCGCATCGTGGTGCTGACCGACGCCTCCAAGTTCGGCCGCGTCAGCCTGCACCGCATCGCCTACCTGGACCAGATCCACGCGGTGATCACCGACGCCGGCATCGACGAGGCCACGCGCGAGGGGCTGCAGCGCCGCGGCATCGAGGTCGTGGTCGCCGAAGCGGCGGCATAG